A part of Antechinus flavipes isolate AdamAnt ecotype Samford, QLD, Australia chromosome 6, AdamAnt_v2, whole genome shotgun sequence genomic DNA contains:
- the LOC127540257 gene encoding mas-related G-protein coupled receptor member D-like → MMTIAATTNSTEGENVTPLGIVTIIVLLSLCGLAGNGTIVWFLKFGVKKNPYSIYIFNLAMADFLFLLCMALSNVLNRPEFGPWSQTISEAFKRITYLAYTLGLSLLAAISTQRCLSVLFPIWYRYHRPQQLSPLVCAVLWLLAILENLVAIYFCVIQKETKNPCQKVDLFFVFLIFGVFTPMMCVSGLILFIKVRRVSSKRRPARLYITILVTILVFLICALPLAIHWFILFWLNMSKRLKMIFYDVAKIFSCVNSTANPIIYFMVGSQRDKRVHEPLRVRLARALGDEETSPTEMMELRSDRHGAQDGDEDTNEKFPGVTARYGDPQPI, encoded by the coding sequence ATGATGACAATAGCAGCAACTACCAACTCCACTGAGGGAGAGAATGTGACCCCTCTGGGAATAGTCAccatcattgtgttgctgagccTGTGTGGCCTGGCAGGGAATGGGACCATCGTCTGGTTTCTCAAGTTCGGGGTAAAGAAGAACCCCTATTCTATCTACATTTTTAACCTGGCCATGGCtgacttcctcttcctcctctgcaTGGCTCTCTCGAATGTTCTTAACAGGCCCGAGTTTGGTCCCTGGTCCCAGACCATTTCTGAGGCCTTTAAAAGAATAACGTACCTTGCATATACCCTGGGGCTGAGCCTGCTGGCCGCCATCAGCACTCAGCgctgtctctctgttctcttccCCATCTGGTACCGATATCACCGCCCCCAGCAGCTGTCTCCCCTGGTGTGTGCAGTACTGTGGCTTCTGGCCATCCTGGAGAATCTGGTAGCTATCTATTTCTGTGTCATCCAAAAGGAAACTAAGAATCCATGTCAAAAAGTAGacttgttttttgtgtttttgattTTTGGGGTCTTCACCCCAATGATGTGTGTATCCGGCTTGATCCTGTTCATCAAAGTCCGGAGGGTCTCCTCAAAACGCCGGCCGGCAAGGCTCTACATCACCATCCTGGTCACTATCTTAGTGTTCCTCATCTGTGCCCTCCCCCTTGCAATCCACTGGTTTATTCTTTTCTGGCTCAACATGAGTAAGAgactaaaaatgattttctatGATGTGGCTAAAATATTCTCTTGTGTGAACAGCACAGCCAACCCCATCATTTACTTCATGGTTGGGAGTCAGAGGGACAAAAGGGTTCATGAGCCCCTCAGGGTCAGGCTAGCGAGGGCTCTGGGAGATGAAGAGACATCCCCCACAGAAATGATGGAGCTGAGGTCGGACCGTCACGGGGCTCAGGATGGAGACGAGGACACGAATGAGAAGTTCCCAGGGGTAACTGCCAGATATGGAGACCCCCAGCCCATCTGA